A genomic stretch from Thermococcus sp. includes:
- a CDS encoding MEMO1 family protein — protein MEVRYPAVAGSFYPSGEDLVLMLGEFFSDLGEEGSERRITAGVAPHAGYVFSGYTASRTYKAIFEDGLPETFVILGPNHTGLGSPIAIYPSGKWRTPLGDVGVDSEMAKAIAKLSGIADLDELAHKYEHSIEVQLPFIQYLAEKAGKEVKIVPIALGIQDEEVSKDLGKAILEASKELGRDVLVIASTDFMHYGPVYGYVPFRARADELPHRIKEWDFRVIRRILDFDVGGMFGELREMDHTMCGPGGVGTAMVYSRLAGALEAELLHYTTSYEISRSTEAVVGYASIAMWK, from the coding sequence ATGGAGGTAAGGTATCCTGCCGTCGCTGGCAGCTTCTACCCTTCGGGTGAAGACCTCGTGCTGATGCTGGGGGAGTTCTTCAGCGACCTCGGAGAGGAGGGCAGCGAGAGAAGGATAACAGCCGGCGTTGCACCCCATGCAGGCTACGTCTTCTCGGGCTACACGGCTTCGAGAACATACAAGGCTATCTTTGAGGACGGCCTGCCCGAGACCTTCGTAATCCTCGGGCCGAACCATACCGGCCTCGGTTCACCGATAGCAATCTATCCTTCCGGAAAATGGCGCACACCGCTCGGTGACGTCGGGGTTGATTCCGAGATGGCAAAGGCAATAGCCAAGCTCTCGGGTATAGCGGATTTAGACGAGCTGGCCCACAAATACGAGCACTCGATAGAGGTTCAGCTTCCCTTCATCCAGTACCTGGCTGAAAAAGCTGGGAAGGAAGTCAAAATCGTGCCGATAGCCCTCGGCATTCAGGATGAGGAGGTTTCCAAAGACCTCGGAAAAGCTATCCTTGAAGCCTCTAAGGAGCTCGGCAGGGACGTCCTCGTTATTGCCAGCACGGACTTCATGCACTACGGTCCGGTTTACGGCTACGTACCCTTCAGGGCCAGAGCCGATGAGCTTCCCCACAGGATAAAGGAGTGGGACTTCAGGGTGATAAGGAGAATCCTCGACTTCGACGTTGGGGGCATGTTCGGGGAGCTCCGCGAGATGGACCACACCATGTGCGGGCCCGGTGGAGTTGGGACTGCTATGGTTTATTCCCGCCTTGCTGGAGCGCTTGAGGCGGAGCTGCTCCACTACACAACGAGCTACGAGATCAGCAGGAGTACCGAGGCGGTTGTCGGCTATGCGAGCATCGCGATGTGGAAGTGA